Proteins found in one Mytilus edulis chromosome 2, xbMytEdul2.2, whole genome shotgun sequence genomic segment:
- the LOC139512920 gene encoding uncharacterized protein isoform X1, translating to MSGIRNSVLLKWSRKRLLPDAVPSLFLFRENSTPRSSKYSRRDDVDLSVVNNVQMEVEVGNEAEVKEESDDLDGIEPLQQEMGVHCTLLGRFGIDNLENDPKRVQYYTSFRDYEHFMLFFNCLGPAVNELNYQCLSLTPKDQLFMCLLKLRQNKEDIELSFLFEVSESTVSKIVITWINFLYFQLKEINIWPSRDIVTDYMPDDFKNKFATTRVILDATETPIQKPSHVDAQSVTWSSYKHKNTIKTMIGCTPRGTVSYVSDAYGGSASDRQIIEKSELLQLNLNLFEPKDSIMADRGIMVQDLFAAQDVKVNTPTMLKGKSQLEPEEVVRDRRVASKRIHIERVIGLAKTFKILKNELPSGKLILGSRIVFVCFSIANFRKCIVNENA from the coding sequence GGTCACGTAAGCGGCTTCTTCCAGATGCTGTCCCTTCATTGTTCTTGTTTAGGGAAAACTCTACACCCAGATCATCCAAATACAGTAGACGAGATGATGTGGACTTAAGCGTGGTCAATAATGTACAGATGGAAGTTGAGGTTGGTAACGAGGCAGAGGTCAAAGAAGAATCTGACGACTTAGATGGTATTGAGCCTTTGCAACAGGAAATGGGAGTACACTGTACCTTACTTGGAAGATTTGGTATTGATAATTTGGAGAATGATCCAAAACGTGTGCAATATTATACTTCATTCAGGGACTACGAgcattttatgttgtttttcaaTTGTTTAGGCCCAGCTGTAAATGAGTTAAATTACCAATGTCTGTCTTTGACACCAAAAGATCAACTGTTTATGTGTTTACTGAAGTTACGTCAGAACAAAGAAGATAtagaattaagttttttatttgaAGTGTCTGAGTCAACTGTGTCAAAGATTGTCATAACTTGGATTAATTTCTTATACTTTCAATTAAAAGAGATAAACATTTGGCCATCTAGAGATATTGTTACTGATTATATGCCGGATGATTTTAAGAACAAATTTGCAACTACCCGGGTGATTTTAGATGCTACTGAAACCCCTATACAGAAGCCATCACATGTTGATGCACAAAGTGTGACATGGTCTAGCTACAAACATAAAAACACAATTAAAACCATGATAGGTTGCACACCAAGAGGCACAGTATCATATGTAAGTGATGCTTATGGGGGTTCAGCAAGTGACCGTCAGATCATTGAAAAGTCTGAATTGCTTCAGCtaaatttgaatttgtttgaaCCTAAAGATAGCATAATGGCAGACAGAGGAATAATGGTTCAGGATTTATTTGCAGCACAAGATGTGAAAGTGAACACTCCCACTATGCTTAAAGGAAAAAGTCAGTTGGAACCTGAGGAAGTTGTAAGGGACAGGAGAGTAGCATCCAAAAGAATTCACATAGAGCGAGTTATTGGATTAGCCAAAACATTTAAGATCTTGAAAAATGAACTGCCATCAGGCAAACTTATACTTGGGTCTAGAattgtttttgtgtgtttttctattgCAAATTTCAGAAAGTGTATTGTGAATGAAAATGcataa